One Octopus sinensis linkage group LG21, ASM634580v1, whole genome shotgun sequence DNA segment encodes these proteins:
- the LOC115222947 gene encoding ankyrin repeat and SOCS box protein 8: protein MWYIMETVQRSYEMSERLIRAISNWNLVDQPFDDDIEELINNGADVNQPHGSLLPLHCTCMVSDAECLQLLLQNGARVNDLDGYLRTALHYAAEKDEQCILILLQHGANINARDGSGNTPLHWASYKNKIECVQVLLQQGADPDVRNDNSDTPLSWAALKGNLKIIQLLLEYNADLCNRNTRGYTPLMQAAYVQSRGLNCLDNTSLELLIKASGPSGMHSKCVDLISELCQDNKVKKLLLSLCRNPCALQNLCCLVIRKALGYCYLPEVIPKLPLPTQLQKLLMLQT from the exons ATGTGGTATATAATGGAGACGGTACAACGGTCGTATGAAATGTCTGAAAGACTGATCAGGGCCATCAGCAACTGGAACTTGGTGGACCAACCTTTCGATGATGATATAGAAGAACTAATCAACAACGGTGCCGATGTGAACCAACCCCATGGCTCTTTGCTTCCATTGCACTGTACATGCATGGTCAGTGATGCTGAGTGTCTGCAACTGTTGCTGCAAAATGGTGCCAGA GTGAATGACTTAGATGGTTACCTGAGGACAGCTTTGCATTATGCAGCCGAGAAAGACGAACAGTGCATACTGATCTTACTGCAACATGGGGCAAACATAAATGCACGTGATGGCAGTGGCAACACCCCGTTACACTGGGCCTCGTACAAGAACAAGATTGAATGTGTCCAGGTGTTATTGCAGCAGGGGGCTGACCCTGATGTCCGCAACGATAACAGTGACACCCCCCTCAGCTGGGCTGCACTGAAGGGGAACCTCAAGATCATCCAACTACTTCTTGAATATAACGCTGATCTGTGCAACAGAAACACTAGGGGTTACACACCTTTAATGCAGGCTGCCTATGTCCAGAGTAGAGGGTTGAACTGTTTGGACAACACAAGTCTTGAATTGTTAATTAAAGCTTCAGGTCCATCAGGTATGCACAGTAAATGTGTAGATTTGATTTCAGAGCTTTGTCAGGATAACAAGGTGAAGAAGTTGCTATTGTCACTGTGTAGGAACCCTTGTGCGCTACAAAATCTTTGTTGTCTGGTCATACGTAAAGCCCTGGGTTACTGTTATCTACCAGAGGTTATACCTAAACTACCCCTACCAACTCAATTACAAAAATTGCTCATGTTGCAAACCTAA